ATCGCCACGTCTGTACCGGCTCCGATGGCTATTCCAACATCGGCTTGAATCAGAGCCGGGGCGTCGTTTATGCCGTCGCCCACCATCGCCACAGTGTAGCCCTGCTCCTGGAGCTCCTTGACCTTCTCTGACTTCTGGTGAGGTAAAACTTCAGCGAAGAAACCGTCGAGGCCGAGCTCCTCGGCAACCCACTTTGCGACCTTGGCGTTGTCGCCGGTAAGCATGTAAGCCTTTATGCCCATCTCGTGGAGCTTCTTCACAGCCTCTCTTGATTCAGGTCTTATCCTATCGGCCAAAGCCAAAGCCCCGACAAGCTTACCATCAATAACCAAAAACACCACAGTCTTACCCTGCTCCAAGACTTTGTTAACGCGCTCGTCCTCCCTCCACAGCCCGTTCTCCTTCAGGAATCCCGGGCTTACAACGAGGACTTCCTTTCCGTTGATGACACCCTGGACACCCTTGCCAGGAAGAACCTTCGACTCACTGACCTCGTAGATCTTAAGGCCGAGCTCCTTGGCTTTCTCAACTATTCCCTGGGCTATCGGGTGACTTGAGTGGGACTCAAGTGCCGCCGCATATTTCAGGATTTCCTCTTCACCGAGCTCATCCAGCGCTATTATGTCAGTTACTTCGAACTTGCCTTCGGTCAGCGTTCCGGTCTTGTCGAAGACGACCACCTGAACGTCCTTCGCTCTTTCAAACGCCTCCCTGTTCCTTATGAGGATTCCCTTCTTGGCCGAGATCGACGTCGAGACCGAGACGACCAGCGGGACAGCCAGGCCTAAAGCGTGCGGGCACGTTATGACCATGACGGTGACCATCCTCTCAAGGGCGAAGACGAAGGGCTTGCCGAGGTAGAGCCATGCCCCGAGCGTTATCGTTCCGGCGGTTATGGCTATGAGCGTGAGGTAAAAAGCAGCCCTGTTAGCTAAATCCTGCGTCCTTGACCTTGTCTCCTGTGCCTGCCTGACGAGCTCAACGACCTGCATCAGGTAGGTGTCCTTTCCGGTCTTCTCTATCCTGACCTTTATCGCTCCCTCAAGGTTTATCGAGCCGCCTATTACAGTGTCACCAGGTTTCTTATAGACGGGCTTCGACTCACCTGTCAACATAGCTTCGTTTACGCTGGTTTCTCCTTCTATTATGATACCATCAGAAGGTATTTTCTCACCGGGTTTGACAAGGACTATATCACCTTTCTTCAACTCACTGACTGGAACATCTTTTATTCCCTCAGGGGTCACAAGATGAGCCTCAGTAGGCATGAGCTTTATGAGCTCCTCTAAGGCTCTTGAAGCGCCGAGAACGGAGCGCATCTCGATGTAGTGGCCGAGAAGCATGATATCGATAAGCGTAGCCAGCTCCCAGTAGAAGGTCTTACCCGGCAGGCCAAAGGTTACAGCTACACTGTACG
Above is a genomic segment from Thermococcus sp. SY098 containing:
- a CDS encoding heavy metal translocating P-type ATPase, whose amino-acid sequence is MDEKKMVHGEHVHDGAEKAPEMKNMEHAHESGHEEHGMEHEMHEGHEHAHEEHAGHEHEGHEEHKHSHAEHHKMMMEDFKKRFIISAILTIPILLLSPLIQRFLGFTFTFRGDQYVLFALSAVVYFYGGWPFLNGMIEEIKKKLPGMMTLIALAITVAFSYSVAVTFGLPGKTFYWELATLIDIMLLGHYIEMRSVLGASRALEELIKLMPTEAHLVTPEGIKDVPVSELKKGDIVLVKPGEKIPSDGIIIEGETSVNEAMLTGESKPVYKKPGDTVIGGSINLEGAIKVRIEKTGKDTYLMQVVELVRQAQETRSRTQDLANRAAFYLTLIAITAGTITLGAWLYLGKPFVFALERMVTVMVITCPHALGLAVPLVVSVSTSISAKKGILIRNREAFERAKDVQVVVFDKTGTLTEGKFEVTDIIALDELGEEEILKYAAALESHSSHPIAQGIVEKAKELGLKIYEVSESKVLPGKGVQGVINGKEVLVVSPGFLKENGLWREDERVNKVLEQGKTVVFLVIDGKLVGALALADRIRPESREAVKKLHEMGIKAYMLTGDNAKVAKWVAEELGLDGFFAEVLPHQKSEKVKELQEQGYTVAMVGDGINDAPALIQADVGIAIGAGTDVAIESADIILVKNDPRDVITAIHLARATYKKMVQNLAWATGYNTFAIPLAAGVLYNYGVLLSPAVGALLMSLSTVIVAINAKFLKV